Proteins found in one Triticum urartu cultivar G1812 chromosome 4, Tu2.1, whole genome shotgun sequence genomic segment:
- the LOC125554054 gene encoding uncharacterized protein LOC125554054 produces the protein MPRPVVLHTSSSRMCQQNKLVAEVHFMQQQQDDSSSTVGSSIPERDASMTASTLTFPAPSLLSSMWRLCGRSSSSKATTIFSLNTSGDQKKCGRVAVMKRPPARINGTLGCTSKCPC, from the exons ATGCCCCGACCCGTCGTGCTACACACCTCCTCCTCGCGCATGTGTCAACAAAACAAGTTGGTTGCTGAAGTCCACTTCATGCAACAACAGCAGGACGACTCCTCCAGTACGGTAGGCTCCTCCATCCCTGAGCGCGACGCGTCCATGACTGCGTCCACCCTCACGTTCCCTGCTCCATCCCTTCTCTCCTCTATGTGGCGACTGTGTGGGCGCTCGTCCTCTTCGAAG GCTACAACTATTTTCTCTCTGAACACTTCTGGGGACCAAAAGAAGTGTGGTCGTGTGGCAGTCATGAAGCGGCCGCCGGCGAGGATCAATGGCACTCTAGGGTGCACTTCAAAGTGTCCGTGTTAA